AccttttcaaaaacaaaacaaaaaaaacaaaaaaacaaaaaaatcaaaaatcttttCTCTTTCAATTAATGATAGGTTAAGAACACATTAGAAAGAAGTTCCTTCTTCCACTGTTCAATCTCCTTCTTTTCCAcacaaaaatgatataatttaaacaatgtttgtttttttaacttacaaagatatatatacattctCCCTTTTCGCTCCTCGAACACGAAAACGTTATATATCATCTCTATCTCATtcattatttgtattaaaatggaatatatgagaaaaaaagtcttaaaaaggaacgaaagataccagaatgGCACTCAAattcataaaatgaaaaaaataaaataaactgacaacatcgagggtaaaaaaagacaaactaaCAATGATTGTTAAACGTACAGCGACAAATATTACATAcatattcatttgtaaatgaTTAACTAGTATGCAGCTTCATACCTTACGTAACATAAACGTAcagtgacaaatattacatttaGTAACActcaatcaatttaaataaaaaaagaaaaaaaagaaaacaacaacaaactatagattcttttttaattatttgggTGGTCCTTAAAAGGACCTTACACAATTGTGTAAATTTTTATCATCTATTCTTCATTTTCAAGTGGTGTGTAGATGTCTAAGTATTCCGCTAATACTGCGTTAAAATCATGACTGCAGAAAAACAAATCTTCCATAAATTCTTCATGGTCTTCATAGAAAAACAGCACACATATTGTTATGTTACCCGTTCTCCATGTTCCTACTGGCCAATTTGAATGATGCTCTCGTCGCTTTGGAACAACTTCGTTTCGTATCAAATTTGATCTTATTGGGTTTAAATGACGGAAACGACCATTCACTTCTCTCTGGAAGATAGAATTGCAAATGTTAAACATAGGAGGAatcattgtttataaaaatagtatataaCTCTGATgtatgaaaaatatgttatgtATGAATAAACATTTCACTATACTTTCCTTGTTGCTTAAGCACtcctttataaagaaaaaaaaggggggttaaaCTAGATTAGAAAAATATATCTTAGCAACTCAAATCAATAAGGATTTTTTATATTCGAGGATTAAATACAATCAATAAAGATCAATTTTAAAtaccccccccaaaaaaaaatcaataatagcACAGGATTAGAATTTAAATACCCTATGCGTGttgtttcatataaaaaagggggaattATCTTCTCAGATAAgtgattatgtttttttcttttgtgttttttttttatatataaagcaaGTAAAAGTATAAACTACACCTGTTTTGggtttgttttcaaacataaCTAACAGACATACTTATAATCAAGCTCGAGATATCAATCTAGTAATGGAAGGTGCAAATGGAAATTTAGTTGATCAATTGGCACAAGCTTTATCAAGTGATGTATTAAACACATTACAACAACTTTCTATAGAAGACTTTGTCAAGGTTCTTCACTCAGCTGAAGAAAAAAGGAATAGTGAAGAATTCAGATGTACAATATGTGGTAAAAGATATTTGCAAAAACGTAACCTACTTCGCCACAAAGCAGAACACGCACATCAGTACAAGTGTACCCCATGTAGCTATGTAACAAACAGAAAGGACACTTGGATCAAACACACGAAGTCGAAaagacatttgaaatatcatgaAACTTGCAACAGCGAGAGCAATAAGTCTACAGAAACACCatcgaaaaaaaagaagaaaaatgtaGGAGGTGACAATTTTACGATGAATGCACACCCATTAGCAGGACCCAGCAGCGATGTGGAACGAAAAGACACACATCAGTACAAGTGTACCCCATGTAGCTATGTAACAAACAGAAAGGACGCTTGGATCAAACACACGAAGTCGAAAAGACatttgaaaaatcataaaacttgCAACAGCGAGAGCAATAAGTCTACAGAAACACCatcgaaaaaaaagaagaaaaatgtaGGAGGTGACAATTTTACGATGAATGCACACCCATTAGCAGGACCCAGCAGCGATGCGGAACGAAAAGGAGTCGACAATTTCACGGTGAATGGAGACCCATTAGCAGGACCAAGCAGCGTTGCGACACGAAATGACGGTGAGGAAGCTATCATAAACATCAAGGGAGGCGCTACACGAAGCAGGAAGGCGCTAAATGACAGCGTGGAAGTGGTTGAACTACAACCTTCCACACAAGATAAACGTTATGATCTTATTCATTTCATGAGAGAAAAGCGGGAAAAAATCATGTCGCTTCTACAGGATCGACGAAAAGAGGGTAACATAAAATTTTTTCTCAATGTTCAAGTGAGAATGATTAAATATGGTGTGGATGGGACATACGAAGAGCAGGTACCATTCTTTCGAAGCAATGCAAAAACTGTAATGGAGAGTGGGAATGAAGAAGAAGACACATTAGAACACACCTTAAATGAGAGCTTACAGAAAATTTTCACTAGCATGGAAGAGTTTCTAAAAAACGGAAGCGGATATCAAATGGAAGAAGTACTTCAACTACAAGTAaccatcataaaatacaaaCCTTTGTATGCAGGTAGTTATATTCATTTACCAAAATCGTTGAATTGGGCGAACTGTCTGTTGAATGTGATGAATGAAGATGATCGCTGTTTCATGTGGAGCGTGTTAGCCAGTCTTCACCCACCAAACGAGGGAGAGATGCAACCAGAACAAGTGCACCACTATCAAACATACATCGATAGGATTGATGTGACAGGGATACAATTTCCGACACCAATATCTCAGATTGCAAAGTTTGAGCGACAGAACGCAACCATTTCAATTAATGTGTTCGGTTATGAAGAGAGGAATGATGAAATTTATCCATTGTTCATAACCAAAAAGACTAAGTGTCATCACATAAATCTGATGTATATGAGGAAAGACGATAATCAATCACATTATGTGTTGATAACTAATTTCAACAGGTTTCTATCTAGAGTTAAAAAACACCATGGTGAAACTTTTTTCTGTTATCATTGTCTCCAAGGATTTATAGAAAACAGACTTTTGATGAAACATCAAGAGGAGTGTAAGCTGGTAGATTTCCAAAAAATCTCACTTCCGAAAGAGGGGGAGGTGTTAGAATTTAATGAATATAAGAAGACGGAAAGACACCCGTTTGTCATTTACGCTGACTTTGAATGTTTGACTAGAAAAGTAGATACCTGTGAGCAGAATCCGGAAGTTTCCAACACCAATAGATACCAACAAATGGAGGCTTACAGTTTCGGATATCAGAGAGTTTCCATCGACAAGCGGTATGAGAAACCACCTGTCATTTATCGTGGACCTGATGTGATTGAAACTTTCATTGATGCCTTATTGGAAGAGGAAAGAGAGATTATGGGTATCCTATCTCACAATGAACCAATGATAGTCAATGAATTCGTGCAAATGGAGTACAATCTCGCAAGCATATGCTTCACATGTCGAAAACCTTTCAGCACTAAAAACAGGAAGGTTATACACCATTCTCATTTAACGGGGGAAGTGATTGGAATAGCGTGCAAtgattgtaatttaaaaatgaaagtaccAAATTTCATTCCGGTAGTCATACATAACCTAAAAGGTTTTGATGCCAATCTAATCATGACAAAGATTGGAAAGTACAAAGAGCACGTTATAAAcgtcattccatacaacaaggAAAAGTATCTATCGTTTACATTGGGACACCTACGATTTATAGACTCGCTTCAGTTTTTGAACGAGTCGTTAGCATCGTTGACGAAAAATCTGGCACAAGAAGGAGAGAAACATTTCGTTTTCTTAAGAAAATCTTTCCCAAACCCAGAGCATTTTTCCATGTTGTTGCGGAAGGGTGTTTTCCCATATGACTACGTCGACGAGGAGAGTAAATTGGAGAAGAGAAGCTTGCCCAGCAAAGAGAATTTTTATAGTCGATTGTCAGAGGAACACATCAGCGAAGAGGACTTTCACTTTGCCAACAAAGTATGGGAGAAGATGAATGTAAAGACGTTAGGTGAATATTCTGACATATACCTTCGAATGGACGTTGCGCTCCTCTCTGACATTTTCGAAAGATTTAGAGACATCTCTCTTCGCGACTACCAACTTGATCCATGTTATTATTATACGACCCCCGGATTAAGTTGGTCCGCCATGCTAAAGAAGACTGGTGTTGTTTTGGACCTCATTACAGACATCGATATGTTGTTGTTCATTGAGAAGGGGTTGCGAGGGGGAGTGTCCAGTATATTCCATCGATATGCAAAAGCCAACAATCCCTACCTCATCGATGATTATGATCCGAGTAAAGAAACATCGTACCTGGGATATTTCGATGCCAATAACCTTTATGGATGGGCAATGAGTCAACACCTTCCCTACGGATTTTTCAGTTGGGTGAATGAAGGAGAAGACATAGAAAAGCTCAAGAACAACATTGCATCATTGACACCTAATTCCAATGAGGGTTACATATTAGAAGTTGATTTTAGAGTACCCCCCTGCCTTACACGATGAACACTCTGATTTCCCGTTGGCCCCTGAACGACAGACCATTCGCACTGAGGACCTTTCACCCTACTCTCGTAAGATGCTTGAGGAATTATTTGGAAAGAAGACGTTGGGTTCGTGTGAAAAGTTGGTACCGAATTTACACGACAAGGAAAAATATGTGATTCATTACCGCAACCTACAATTGTATTTGGAATTGGGAATGCGACTAAAGAAAGTGCACagagttttaaaatttagacaGAGCCCCTGGTTgaaaattttttcaatttcaacaccAACAAAAGGAAACAAGCCACAAACGAGTTCGAGAAAATGTACTACAAGTTATTAAACAACAGCATATTTGGTAGGTCGTTAATGAACATCCGTAAACACGTCAACGTTAAGCTCTGtcacacagaaaaaaagttCCTGAAATATACGGCGAGACCATCTTTCAAATCGTGTACGGTTTTTAACGAGGATCTAGTAGCAGTTGAAAACCTGCGCacagatattttaatgaatCAACCAGTCTACGTAGGCTTCAGCATTCTCGACCTGTCCAAGCACTTGATGTATGACTTTCATTACAAACATATGAAGACGTTATATGGTGAAAAAATACGACTCTGTTTCACTGACACAGATAGTTTCCTGTACCACATTCAAACCGAAGACATGTATGATGATATGATGGAATATCAAGACATGTTTGACACCAGCGAGTATGATGAAGCCCACATGTTACACAGCAatcataacaaaaaagtattagGGAAATTTAAAGACGAAACGAAAGGTGTACCTATAAGTGAATTCGTATGTTTACGAGCTAAAATGTACTCGTATGCATTCGAAGGGGGAGAGAAACATACGGCAAAAGGTATCACGAAATCTGCCTCTCGTTCACTAAAACATGAAATGTATAAACACTGCTTGTTAGAGAAAAATGTATATCGCACGCGCATGAATACAATACGAAGCGATAACCATAAAATATTTGCACAAACCATGATTAAGAAGAGTCTAGTTCCTTTCGATGACAAACGATGGATCCTGGACGATGGAATTACCACACGAGCCTATGGACACAAAAACAAcactaatatttaattattttccatttgtaaatactttattttatttttagtttgtttgtatttgttatgaTGTATGATGTAAATACTGAAGTgtatgtctttttctttttttttccattgcatagtgttttgttttgtgtgattgtttatttgtatttatatatcacTGACTATTCTCATGTAttgagtagaaaaatcaaataaaaaaaaatcaagaaatcaaCATTGACTCATTATTTATTCATATGGTGTGTTATAATATAACAAGAAAATACAACAAACAGTATTAGGTATAATTTTAGTGTTCTACTTTGATCTGACGATTTTCCGTTATTTCAAAATAGCCAGAGTTTTCGGCTAAAATGAGTAAAGAGACAGTTTCTGGTAAGGGTGTTGCAAAATGACATTCAAGTCTGACTTTTCCTTGCCTTACCAGTGACAGATAGTTGGCATCTGAAAAGTGAGGTTGTAAATCGAAACAGAATAAAGCATATTAGGCGAGTGATATGAGAGCCAAAATTACATTTGTAATGCACCTACCTAACACAtggctaaattatatatcactGGAAAGCTAAGAATGTGTACTTTCTAAATATCCTGGTCGTCAAAAGAAATtatggtgcattttttttttaatcgaggtcaaaggtcatagGTGCAATTTCAATTCACGGATACTTCCAGTAGATAAATCGAttcaaaacaaatgcaaaaacgaAACAATTTTATAAGAATGCTGTATTACAATTgggaaaatatatttctatcataCTATTAATcaattttggttgattttaacGGTAACGCATGTTGCGTAACGTTTTCTCTCAGAGTCTTTGAAAATCAACCTTTAAGtcacaaaaatatttctgtagTCGCATTTGCATGATCTAAATCTTATAATACCTCCATATCATTTGATTACACGTATTTACAAACATGTATCtgcaaatttgatataaataatccgaaacaaaatatttgaagcaaggggaaaatataacatatgacgtatttttaattgtttagaaTAAGTCCCACGATGAGCTGTACATTAAAATTGAGGAAGCGTATGGTCTCCTGTTAGTTTGAAAGACTGCCAACCGCTTCAAGATTAGACAACCATagggcagatttttttttattattgtagtgCAATATGTTGAGTCTGGATCATACCGCGTTTTCATTTACATCACTAAATCAGATATGATAAGAGTACTATAACTAACATAACTGAAATGAGTAAAGCActactagtatatttatatcaacaaattgaccattttgatttaaaacatcACAAGAAAATATGATCACTCATTGTACGTCAAACTGTGTTTGAATTTACTTTAATCGGCCGCCGTGTATCTTGAGATATCTAATTCTTCAAACAACACTTGACAaagaagctttttttttaattaataaaattgagaatggaaatggggaaggtatcaaagagacaacagcccgaccatagaaaaaacaacaacagaaggtcaccaacaggtcttcaatgtaacgagaaattaccgcacccggaggcgtccttcagctggccctaaacaaatatacactagttcagtgataatgaggACAAGgttatcatttaaatattgaacCTTTTATTTGGCTTTCTTATGTTAAAATCCCGTTAGCGTATAACCTGAATGATCGAAACGTTGGACCAATGGGATGTTGGACCATTTAGATATCGGAATATTATAGCTTCATTTTAACTTGTAATCTCATTCTTCTTATCGGTCAACATATCCATACATGCAAAGACAACTGCCTTGGCATGGACATATATCATAATCAGTACAGCAGAGGTTTTGCTCAAAGCGGAACAAGATCTGCTATTTACAGATTGAATTACAAATTGGGAGTGGACATGATggatttgtcaaagagacaccaaCCCGTTCAAAAAGCAGGTAACGGccgaagaccaccaatgggtcatCAATGCAAGAAACTCCCAAacccggaggcgttcttcagctggcccctaaaacaaaatttgtactAGTTTGAAATGATAATTGACGTCATACTAAGCTTCGAAATATACTCaagaaattatgataaaaaatcatacaaaactaagaaaggccagaggcttctgacttgggacaggggcaaaattgcagcggggttaaacatattttttttggaaatctcaaccctccccctttacctATACCAATGCGTGAACAGATCAAATCTTGTAGAAAGTTGCATGAAATCATACCAGACCGATGTTGCCTTTTAGCCAACCAAAGTCATACCGAAGAACTTTAATTGTTTCTGTAGATCTACATTGTCTTGGATAAAGTATTGACCACCAGGAGAAAAAGAATGCCATGTAGAATTTAGGccccattttcaatttttctaatCTCCTGAGCAGTCAAACTTGTTGATAGTATAGCAAAGGTGTGTCCATAAATACGGTGCATTTGTAATAATAAACCtaaatgaaaaagaataaaaaaaatatttaaagataatataCATTCTACTTAAGCCATAGCTACATTTAAGCTTTATTAACAGCCACAGATGCGCAATCGTCcaaaagacaaaacagaaaTGTTCTGAAAGCAGGTGGcataattttaattgaataactCAGTGAAATGTTTTTAGAAAATAGACATTCGTCTGATCGGATTACAACTTTACCGTATTTCTGCTTCCGTAAAATACTAGTAGCTGCATAAAGTGCTTGCAACCAGTTTCGCAGTCACTGCTCATATCTTTATATTCGACAGACTGTATATCACAGTCATTTTAAACGGGTAATTTTCCGTCATTACGGCATTAGACAAAATTATAGAGCTACTGTATACAATATTGGATATTGTACCTTGGCCTTGTTGAGGCTGTATACATGTAACTATAAATTGGccatatatttttagtttttgatgaagttgataaTATGTTGTGTAGTTTTCTCGGCGGCGATCCTCGGGCAAAAATTAAGCCCGGTTAACTGACCAAGTAACCAGAATACGTCGTTGTGTACACCCACGTCATCTTTAATCGTCGAAATGTTAGTAAAAGCTGTTTTATGTTCAGAATTTATTAGCTCTTTACtttctgatttcaaattttgtggCAAATATTTAGCGATGCAAGCTTGATGCTTTAAAGATTTAATAGTAAAATGATCATGACTTCTTTTGTAAATCAGATCATTGTAGGAGATATATGTAGTTACACTCAATACAGGTTGAGTTTGCTCCTCAGAGGATACATTATGAAGTTGTGTTACTTGCTTATAGGCTTTATACATTTCcaaataaacaaacagacaaatcaGAATGAGTTGTAGATCTATACTGCCCTCGTCGATATAGGAGAAGAGACTTGTCGGTAGAATTGGTACATGTCAGTAGTACAAAGTCTTTGTACAATCAAACAGAAGATAATAGGTTGTgcttacttttgaaatattgatagCAACTCtcatgatattttgtattttcaaatgggatgttttaatttttttcatattcatcgACTGCCAGTCTTCTGTAAACTTCGTCATACCGTTTTTCCACTGCGGCAATACAACTGTATCTTTATTTAAGTGTTGAACCAAATAGTTTCTTTGTAGTAGAAACCTGACAGACTATGCTTCTGTGTCAATCAATGGATAGGTTTTTGCTTTTTAGCATAGGAAGGGTTTTATTGTGAACTGGACTGAAAATTTTACAAGACTCGGAAGATTTTCTACAATTTTCCGATACGATTCCTTATTTAGAAAGGGGTGAATTCTACAGAACTCAAAAACTATGTTTTACTTTGATTTGATCTTAATTTCGGacgattttatatatatttaagctACACTGAAGTTAAAGATAGAAATATAACcgtttaaatatgatttatcgTACTCTAGTAGCACTATTAAGTACACGGAAATCGACTAAAATATTCAGTAAAAAACGATAACGAAATAGATAAGGGATTCCggaaaatatattgattttacccaCCATcataaaattacagaaattcgtgatttaaagaaatgttgaGATAAAGTCTTGATCTTGAATGAAAAAAACGATAACTGATGAGTAATTTGGTGTGTTCTAAAACAGATAGAGTGCGAAAGaacttaataaaaatttaattgtagATCCGAAAAGGTCAGGATTATGAAAATTTTCgtacaaaatgtcaaatatttaggAGGAATGCAAAAGCATGCGGACTTACagttgtaaatattgtttttcattattttaagaatataattcCTTAAATTATTCTGTCTAAAAGAAGAGATACGACTGATTTCCTttgcttgaaaaaaatgtcgtaattttataattttcaactaatttctgaaataaacgtcaattttacaaaaactgcACCGTACGATTTTGTGACGACCGGGcaaaaatcaaagtttaatcattattctttcatttaaaaaaaaaattagccgtgtgttaggtgggtgcattaaagtcCTTAACTAGAcgtctttttcaaatattacactCGCCTATATCCATTGTTGAAGTCCGATCTAGTTATTTCATTCCCCGCATCTCCGCCCCACTTTCCAcagttttcaaacattttaacgTACGCTGCAACATTTGTTGCACCCCGGTCTTCGTTAAATTGTAGTTTCAAAGGAATTCCATCTACAGGAACTCCATCACAGTACAAAGTTATTTGTTGCAAgtcaaaatgttgaaaattccACGGATTAAGTTGATAATCACCGTTCACGGCGTTTGTCGAAGTTAGACCCATGATGATTCGTTTTGGTTTCACGTCTTGGAAAATGTTCTCCAACACTGCATTCGTACTACCCATCATGAGAGTGATATGTTTCATTACTGTTTTTGTATAGGGATATTTAGCATTTGTTGATTTCAATGCTTCCGAATGAGCAAAAATGATTGCCGGATTGACCTTAATTTTACACACTTTAACGACAATATCTTCAATGACAACATCATAGTCAGCATCGTCTTCGCTCGACATTAGACAGAAACTCGGTTTACTTCTGAAAAGTTTCAATTTAACGTCTACCATATTCATTAAGTAACGATCCATTTCAAAGAGATCGTGAAACAACATTCCCTCCATATCAAGGCTCTTAGAATTACCTATCAGTTTTTTCCTTTCGTAAAGACCCGTGTTAGTGTCAAAAGAGTCCATGTGTCCACTTCTGTCCTTATAAAACAACGCACCTGTTAATTGTGATGCTTTTGCATCTTGTCCATAATCGAGTATCGTTTTCATCATGCATTTGTACGAGTAGTTGGTATTACTGGATGCTATCAGTGAACCTTGTAGGTAACAGTCGACTTGAGAAAAAAGTGCATAGAAAAATCCATTTACTGGTGCCACCTTCGAATCTATAGCGATATTGTCTCCATTGCTATGTTTAACACGCAACTTAACATACAGTTTCGATCGTCTAAGGTCAATGTATTCTAGTCCGTTCTGAGCACACAGATTAAATTCTATTGGGTTGTCGGCTGTTACTTGTGATGTAGGACGACATTCTTCATACGAAATTGATTCAACTCCTAACTGGTATGGAGGTATCTCGAAAACTTCTAATTGTGAAGGAATAGCTTCGGTGAAGTTGTTCTGTGATGTTAGTAAAGCCATTCTTAATTGGAAAAAACGTCTCGTTTCggttgtcttttctttttgcGGATATTAGCTCCACTGCTGCTTGCCTTAGAACTGGTCTTTCGTTTACGTTTTTTTCCTCTTATCTGCAAACCCTCATCTTCTAAAGACTCTTTAGCCATTTCAACCATTTGTGCACTTGGACTAACTAGACGAAGATTACACTTTTCGTTAGATTTCGACACCGATGACGATAATCTTTGGTTCTGAATAGGTATCATAAAAGATCCATTACGTCCGGTATTTTTCATGTGATTTATATACGTTTTATTATTCCCCTGCACAACATTTTGGTAATATTTTGACCACTTCTCCATGCTTGGAATGTACATTTTGTCCGCATTCATCGTTGACGCTTCTCTGTTCTTTTTCTAATATGTAGTGTACAGGACAGGCGTTGAGTTAAAAATGACGCTTGTTCTCCACTTTCGTCGAAAATATGTATTTCTATGTCGCGGATTTCAGTTTTTTTCACAGGGACGAAAATAGGGTTAGAAAAAACGTAATTCCAAGTATTGTTTGGTGTAGGAAACACACGTCGTAAAAGAGAAAACTGATTGTGAAACAGGCTTACACCCATACACACGTCACAAAACATGTATAGttcgtgtttatttttttttacagtcgaAATTTTCTTCTCGctataaaaatccaaaacaGCTATTTCCCACTTCCCCTCTAAATACAAAGTGTCACTTAGGTGAACCTTGACATTTGAAGGTGTATTTTCGGGATAATACTTATTTGATTGGTTgttgaataagaaaataatatGCTCCTCGTCAATATCACCGTTTTTCATGATAGTGATTGAATGTCTTCCTCGGGAATGTATTGATTATATTTATCAGGCCAACCTTGAAATTTACACAAAAACTCAGTCTTCCCTCGCCTTTTACGCTTTTTAAGAACTTTCTCTACGACCCAGAGTGATGCATCTGATTTATCAACAGCTTGGAGTTCAGCAGAATAATATTCACCTAAAATCATTTCATCGTTATAAAAGGAACccaatttataaatgttgatgTTCTGCTTTTTAAATCTCCGCACAACTTTAAATATCTCATCCGTCCATTTTTGACTATAACTTCTGTTAAAGATGTGTCGCGTATAAGCAATTCGAACAAGAGAACCTATTTTATATGTGTAACTCTTTCGTCGttgcattcttttttttctcttcaaatCTGCTTCGGTTTTAAGTTGTTTCGTGTTTTTAGTATTTGGTCGTACCTTCTTatcatgtgatttttttttgttcaagtATTGTTGAACCCATACATCCGCTTCGTTTTCTGGTGTAACATCGTTGGGGGCTATGAAGTTTAAGGACCTGTGTGGTGTTGCATTGTAGCTCTTTACAAACTTTTGTAAGTTGTCAATGTACCGATACGTTCTCTTTTTAGTAAAGTAacgataaaatttattttttatggtttGTATCACACGCTCTGCATAGTTTGCTTTTATCTCGTTTTTAGTAACAAAATGTCGCACTCCCCTGTCCTTGAAAAGTTTTTGGACAACCTTCGACTTGAAACACCCATCCACATCCGAGCGGATCTTGTCTACCTTTGCTGATTGGAGGAttttttcaaaagctttggcTATATCAACACCTTTTTTACTCTTTGATGCTTGCATCCAAAGCCGACGACTAAAACAATCTATGGCAACTAGTATAAAATTAAATCCAGAGTTCCATTGTGATAAATTACTTACTTGCATTAGATCAACGTCCATTAAGTTACCAATTCCAGTTGTATACACACGTAATCTCTTAAAAGAACGTCTGGGAGTTTTTTGTAACGAATAATTGTCTTGTGCATTTAACCATCTCTTTATTTTGTGATAACCGATTTTTTCCCCATCCGCATTAACAATGTGATAAAGTTTGCTAGCTGAGGAAAAAGAACTTGGATTTTCTATATTGTAATAAATCGGTGCCAAAAGATTGTTCACTTCTTCGTCCATTGTGTTATAATGAACTTATATCCAAACGAACTCTCGAGAAACATCCATACAAAATGAGAATTTTTAAACCagtgaaaaaaatatccaataaagttctttttttctccttgtatttttttttatcacaatcaATAAATGTGTACCTTTGAATACTTTGTGTGTATGTTTACCTCTCAAAATCAATATTCCACTCATAATAATCCATTTTGTGTGTAGCTATAAAATAGCATGTGTGTATACATCTCATTGACATTATTCCACTCCTAATAGCACTAtaacataaaagagggacaaaagataccaaaggggcagtcaaactcctaaatctaaaacaaactgacaacgccatggctaaaaatgaa
The nucleotide sequence above comes from Mytilus trossulus isolate FHL-02 chromosome 5, PNRI_Mtr1.1.1.hap1, whole genome shotgun sequence. Encoded proteins:
- the LOC134718088 gene encoding uncharacterized protein F54H12.2-like, whose protein sequence is MALLTSQNNFTEAIPSQLEVFEIPPYQLGVESISYEECRPTSQVTADNPIEFNLCAQNGLEYIDLRRSKLYVKLRVKHSNGDNIAIDSKVAPVNGFFYALFSQVDCYLQGSLIASSNTNYSYKCMMKTILDYGQDAKASQLTGALFYKDRSGHMDSFDTNTGLYERKKLIGNSKSLDMEGMLFHDLFEMDRYLMNMVDVKLKLFRSKPSFCLMSSEDDADYDVVIEDIVVKVCKIKVNPAIIFAHSEALKSTNAKYPYTKTVMKHITLMMGSTNAVLENIFQDVKPKRIIMGLTSTNAVNGDYQLNPWNFQHFDLQQITLYCDGVPVDGIPLKLQFNEDRGATNVAAYVKMFENCGKWGGDAGNEITRSDFNNGYRRV